The Streptomyces sp. NBC_00435 nucleotide sequence CCGGCTCCGGCTCCGGACGGGATACCGGCCCCGGCACCGACCCTCGCCGCGACCCCGGTACCGAATCCTTCCGATGCCCCCGCCCCGGCCCAGCCCTCCGCGCCGGCTCCGCAAGCGGCGCCCGTACCGGCCGCGGCCCCGGGCCCCTTCGCCCCGGTCACCCCCGCCGCCGCCCCGCCGGCGCCCCCGTACGGAGCCCCCTACGGAGCCCCCTACGGCGCTTCGGGAGCCCCCGGCGCCCCCGCCCCCGGCAACCCCTGGGCCACGCCCGCCGCCGGTTACCCCGCCCCCCACGCGGCCGGCTTCCCGCCGCCCCCGCCCGCCACCAACGGCCTGGCTGTCGCAGCCCTGTTGCTCGGCCTGTTCGGCATCTTCGTCGGCCTCGTCCCGTTCTTCTTCTGGGCCGGCGCCCTCCTCGCCCTGACCGGCCTCGGTCTCGGCATCGCGGCCGTCGTCCGCTCCCGCCGCGGCGCCCCGCGGGCCACGCTGGCCGCGTTCGGCACCGCCATCAGCCTCCTCGCCATCGGTGCCTCGGTCGGCGGCTGGTTCATCACCACATCCTTCATCGACAAGATCGACAAGAAGGTCGCCGAAGAGCGCCGCAACAGCGGGTACGACAGCGACTACGACGACTACGACGACGGCCTGACCCTCCCCAGCTCCCCGGCCAGGCCGACCCCGAGGCCCTCCCCGTCCGATGTCCCGGGCAAGACGTCCGCGCTGGCCTGGGGCAAGCCCTTCGGCTACCCGGACGGCGTCGAACTCACGGTGGCGGGCGCGGCCCCGTACTCCCCGTCCTCGACCGCGTACCCGCCCGAGGCCCGCAACGGCAACGCGGTCAAGGTGACGGCGAAGATCACCAACCGGTCGGCGGTCGCGCTCGACGTCAGCCTGGCCCTGCCGCACGCCCGTGACGACAAGGGCTCCGAGGCCGCGATGGTCTTCGACGGTTCCGTGCCGAAGATGTTCAAGGGATCGATCCTGCCGGGCGAATCGATGACCGCCACCTTCGCGTTCAGCGTTCCCGAGGGCAGCAAGAGCCTGCACTTCGAGCTCTCCCCCGGCACCGAGTACGACGACGCGATCTGGAGCGGCCCGATCGGCTGAACCGGCGACTCCCAGGACATCGCGTCAGAAAGACGATTAGACTGGGTCCCGTGCCTCAACTACGCCTCGCTCTGAATCAGATCGATTCGCACGTCGGCAACATCGCCGCCAACGCCGACTCGGTCGTCCACTGGACCCGGCACTCCGCCGAACAGGGCGCCCACCTGGTGGCGTTCCCGGAGATGGTGCTGACCGGGTACCCCGTCGAGGACCTGGCCCTGCGCGGTTCCTTCGTCGACGCCTCCCGTACGGCGCTGCGCGAACTCGCGCGGCGCCTGGCGGCCGAGGGCTTCGGGGACCTCCCGGTCGTCGTCGGCTACCTCGACCGTACGGAGCGGGCCGTGCCTCGGCTCGGCCGCCCGGCGGGATCCCCGGAGAACGCGGCGGCCGTGCTGTTCGGCGGAGAGGTCGTCCTGCGCTTCGCCAAGCACCACCTCCCCAACTACGGCGTGTTCGACGAGTTCCGGTACTTCGTGCCCGGCGACACCCAGCCGGTGATCCGGGTGCGGGGCGTGGACGTGGCCCTGGCCATCTGCGAGGACCTCTGGCAGGAGGGCGGGCGCGTGCCCGCCACCCGCTCCGCCGGGGCCGGGCTGCTGATCTCCATCAACGCGTCCCCGTACGAGCGCAACAAGGACGACCTGCGCCTCGAACTGGTCCGCAAGCGCGCCCAGGAGGCCGGCTGCACCCTCGCCTACCTGGCGATGATCGGCGGCCAGGACGAGCTCGTCTTCGACGGCGACTCGATCGTGGTCGACGCGGACGGTGAGGTCGTCGCGCGCGCCCCGCAGTTCTCCGAGGGCTGCGTGCTGGTCGACCTCGAGCTGCCGGCCGCCTCGGACACGCCGGTCGAGGGCACCGTCGACGACGGCCTGCGCATCGACCGCGTGATCCTCTCCGAGGAGCCGGTCGCCCCGTACGAGCCGGTGGTGACCGGCGGCTACGCCGACCGACTGGACGACGACGAGGAGATCTACGACGCGCTGGTCGTGGGTCTGCGCGCGTACGTGAGGAAGAACGGGTTCCGCTCGGTCCTCATCGGCCTCTCCGGCGGCATCGACTCCGCGCTCGTCGCCGCCATCGCCTGCGACGCGATCGGCGCGCAGAACGTGTACGGCGTCTCGATGCCCTCCAAGTACTCCTCGGACCACTCCCGGGGCGACGCGGCCGACCTGGCCGGGCGGACCGGCCTGAACTTCCGGACCGTACCGATCGAGCCGATGTTCGACGCGTACATGGGCTCGCTGGGCCTGACCGGGCTCGCCGAGGAGAACCTCCAGTCCCGGCTGCGCGGCACCATGCTGATGGCGCTCTCCAACCAGGAGGGCCACATCGTGCTGGCCCCGGGCAACAAGTCGGAGCTGGCCGTCGGCTACTCGACCCTGTACGGCGACTCGGTCGGCGCGTACGGCCCGATCAAGGACGTCTACAAGACGGACGTCTTCCGCCTCGCCGAGTACCGCAACCGTGCGGCGGCCGAGCGCGGCGAGACCCCGCCGATCCCGGAGAACTCCATCGTGAAGCCGCCGAGCGCCGAGCTGCGCCCGGGGCAGGTGGACACGGACTCGCTGCCGGACTACCCGGTCCTCGACGGGATCCTGGACCTGTACGTGGACCGGGACCAGGGGCTGGAGGCGATCGTCTCGGCCGGCTACGACCCCGAGCTCGTCGCGAAGACCCTGCGGATGGTGGACACCGCCGAGTACAAGCGGCGGCAGTACCCGCCGGGCACGAAGATCTCCGCGAAGGGCTTCGGCAAGGACCGCCGGCTGCCCATCACGAACGGCTGGCGCGAGCAGGCGTAGCCCCGCCCGTCGCCCGCGCTCGTGCCGGTGCCCCGGCCGCTTCCAGGAGCGGCCGGGGCACCGGCACGAGCACTGCGGGGGAGCTACGGCTTCACGGTGACCCGGGCCGCGATCGGGAGGTGGTCGCTGCTCGTGCGGGGCAGGGTCCAGGAGGCCTCGGGGGTGACTCCGCGGACCAGGATCTGGTCGATGCGGGCCATCGGGAACTGCGCGGGCCAGCTGAAGCCGAAGCCGTGGCCGGACGCGCCCTGGGTGGAGCGCAGCTGTGAGGTGACCTCGGACAGGGCCCGGTCGTTGACGGTGCCGTTGAGGTCGCCGAGCAGGATGACCTTCCCGAGCGGTTCCCCGGCGAGCGCGGCGCCGAGGGCGTCGGCACTGTTGTCGCGCTGGTTGGCGGTGAAGCCGGCGTTGAGTTTGACCCGGACCGAGGGGAGGTGGGCCACGAAGGCGGCGACCTCGCCGTAGGGGGTCTGGACGGTGGCGCGCATGGCCCGGGTCCAGCCCATCTTGATGTCGACGGGCTGGCTGGAGATCAGCGGGTACTTGCTCCAGAGGCCGACGGTGCCTTCGACGGAGTGGTACTTGTACGTACCCGCGAGGGCCTTCTCGTAGACCGGCACGGCGCTGCCCTTGAGCTCGGTCAGGGCCAGGACGTCGGCCCCGGACTTGGCGACCGAGGCCGCGGTCCCCTTCGGGTCGGCGTTGTCGGCGTCGACGTTGTGGGTGGCGACCGTGAGGTTGCCGCCGGTGTGGGCCTTGTCGGAGACCAGGCCGCCGAAGAGGTTCAGCCAGACCGCGGCCGTCAGCAGTATCGCGATCAGCGCGGTCGCGGACCTGCGGAAGAGGGCGCCGGCGAAGAGGACCGGGACGGCCACGCCCAGCCAGGGCAGGAAGGTCTCGGTGAGGCTGCCGAGGTTGCCGATGTCGTTGGGCAGCTCGGCGTGGAGGATCATGACGAGCGAGATCAGCAG carries:
- a CDS encoding DUF4352 domain-containing protein — translated: MSTPPNPPSTPSGPPTEPADTPAPEAAPIPAPARPLSLEKPPAQAPSATPAPAPAPAPDGIPAPAPTLAATPVPNPSDAPAPAQPSAPAPQAAPVPAAAPGPFAPVTPAAAPPAPPYGAPYGAPYGASGAPGAPAPGNPWATPAAGYPAPHAAGFPPPPPATNGLAVAALLLGLFGIFVGLVPFFFWAGALLALTGLGLGIAAVVRSRRGAPRATLAAFGTAISLLAIGASVGGWFITTSFIDKIDKKVAEERRNSGYDSDYDDYDDGLTLPSSPARPTPRPSPSDVPGKTSALAWGKPFGYPDGVELTVAGAAPYSPSSTAYPPEARNGNAVKVTAKITNRSAVALDVSLALPHARDDKGSEAAMVFDGSVPKMFKGSILPGESMTATFAFSVPEGSKSLHFELSPGTEYDDAIWSGPIG
- a CDS encoding NAD+ synthase, which produces MPQLRLALNQIDSHVGNIAANADSVVHWTRHSAEQGAHLVAFPEMVLTGYPVEDLALRGSFVDASRTALRELARRLAAEGFGDLPVVVGYLDRTERAVPRLGRPAGSPENAAAVLFGGEVVLRFAKHHLPNYGVFDEFRYFVPGDTQPVIRVRGVDVALAICEDLWQEGGRVPATRSAGAGLLISINASPYERNKDDLRLELVRKRAQEAGCTLAYLAMIGGQDELVFDGDSIVVDADGEVVARAPQFSEGCVLVDLELPAASDTPVEGTVDDGLRIDRVILSEEPVAPYEPVVTGGYADRLDDDEEIYDALVVGLRAYVRKNGFRSVLIGLSGGIDSALVAAIACDAIGAQNVYGVSMPSKYSSDHSRGDAADLAGRTGLNFRTVPIEPMFDAYMGSLGLTGLAEENLQSRLRGTMLMALSNQEGHIVLAPGNKSELAVGYSTLYGDSVGAYGPIKDVYKTDVFRLAEYRNRAAAERGETPPIPENSIVKPPSAELRPGQVDTDSLPDYPVLDGILDLYVDRDQGLEAIVSAGYDPELVAKTLRMVDTAEYKRRQYPPGTKISAKGFGKDRRLPITNGWREQA